The Patescibacteria group bacterium genome window below encodes:
- the ftsZ gene encoding cell division protein FtsZ produces MPEIKPEIETFAKIKVVGVGGSGGSAVNRMVKAKIRGVEFIAANTDVQALHYSEAPVRLHIGKTITRGLGAGMDPEVGRRSAEESQNEIRDALKGADMVFVTCGLGGGTGSGAAPIVAQLARDQGALTVGVVTKPFSFEGAQRRTIAERALEELEDKVDTLITIPNDRLLQIIDKKTSLLDAFMTCDEVLKNGVQGISELITIPGLINVDFADVRAIMKDAGTAMMGIGEAGGESRADEAAKAAISSPLLEMSIDGARGILFTVTGGPNLGMHEVAEAAKIITGSADPDAKVIFGAVINENMKDSVRITVIATGFTERRKSSYDAEAPTPRSFSVPTIGKAKEAEKSSVGQFQKRPVKKITEFGDIDGNDEKESGGKNFSAKKVGAAEGGETEDLDIPAFLRKKIM; encoded by the coding sequence ATGCCAGAAATAAAACCAGAAATTGAAACCTTTGCCAAGATCAAGGTTGTTGGCGTCGGAGGATCGGGCGGATCGGCGGTAAATCGTATGGTCAAAGCAAAAATAAGAGGTGTTGAATTTATTGCCGCCAATACCGATGTTCAGGCTCTTCATTATTCGGAAGCGCCCGTAAGATTGCATATCGGAAAAACTATCACGCGCGGTTTGGGAGCGGGTATGGATCCGGAAGTTGGTCGGCGTTCTGCCGAAGAAAGTCAAAATGAAATTAGAGACGCCCTAAAAGGCGCGGACATGGTCTTTGTGACTTGCGGTTTAGGCGGAGGCACAGGATCGGGCGCGGCGCCGATTGTTGCCCAGCTTGCGCGCGACCAGGGAGCTTTAACCGTGGGAGTTGTGACCAAACCTTTTTCTTTTGAGGGGGCTCAACGGCGGACTATTGCTGAACGGGCGCTCGAAGAACTTGAAGATAAGGTTGATACATTGATTACTATTCCGAATGACCGTCTTTTACAAATTATTGATAAAAAAACTTCCCTTCTGGACGCTTTTATGACTTGCGACGAGGTTTTAAAAAACGGCGTTCAGGGAATTTCCGAATTAATTACAATTCCCGGTTTGATTAACGTTGATTTTGCCGATGTGCGGGCAATTATGAAAGACGCGGGAACGGCAATGATGGGAATCGGCGAGGCGGGTGGTGAAAGTAGAGCCGACGAAGCAGCTAAAGCTGCGATTTCTTCCCCGCTTTTGGAAATGTCCATTGATGGAGCGCGAGGAATACTTTTTACAGTTACAGGCGGTCCGAATTTGGGCATGCATGAGGTGGCCGAGGCGGCGAAAATTATTACCGGTTCAGCTGATCCTGACGCTAAAGTTATTTTCGGCGCGGTGATAAATGAAAACATGAAAGATAGCGTAAGGATAACTGTTATTGCGACAGGATTTACGGAAAGAAGAAAATCTTCTTATGACGCGGAAGCTCCGACGCCACGGTCGTTTTCCGTTCCAACTATTGGAAAGGCAAAAGAAGCCGAAAAATCATCTGTCGGCCAATTTCAAAAAAGACCGGTGAAAAAAATTACCGAGTTCGGAGATATTGACGGAAATGACGAGAAAGAATCAGGTGGTAAAAATTTTTCCGCAAAGAAAGTCGGCGCGGCTGAAGGGGGAGAAACGGAAGATTTGGATATTCCCGCGTTTCTTCGAAAAAAAATAATGTAA
- the ybeY gene encoding rRNA maturation RNase YbeY encodes MIKIEINQRVGRKLDKKWISKIVELVFKSVKVKNAEISLAFVGDAEIKKLNNFYRGKNKTTDVLSFIYESKVGGGVEGEIIISYPQAVRQAKEQKHTALEEIKMLLIHGVLHLAGYDHEKSLRESRRMENLQNKMVKLLDG; translated from the coding sequence ATGATTAAAATTGAAATAAATCAGCGTGTCGGTAGAAAGTTAGATAAAAAATGGATCAGCAAAATTGTAGAATTAGTTTTTAAGAGTGTAAAAGTTAAAAATGCGGAAATTTCACTTGCCTTTGTCGGCGATGCGGAAATAAAAAAGCTAAATAATTTTTATCGTGGGAAAAATAAGACAACAGATGTTTTGAGTTTTATCTACGAATCAAAAGTTGGCGGGGGAGTAGAGGGCGAAATAATAATTTCTTATCCGCAGGCAGTGAGGCAGGCGAAGGAGCAAAAGCACACCGCGTTGGAAGAAATAAAAATGTTATTAATCCACGGCGTTCTGCATTTGGCGGGGTATGATCACGAAAAGAGTTTAAGAGAATCCAGGAGGATGGAAAATTTACAAAATAAAATGGTTAAATTGTTAGATGGTTAA
- a CDS encoding diacylglycerol kinase produces the protein MFSLSRLIKSFRYAGRGLVRVFKEEQSFRVQVLLGFLVLILALFFNVKVWEAVALLLVIMMVLVLELINSVFERVVDVLKPRMHPYVETVKDIMAAVVLLSSLGAIIVGVLILGPYLIKLF, from the coding sequence ATGTTTAGTTTAAGCCGTTTGATAAAAAGTTTTCGTTACGCAGGCAGGGGATTGGTCAGGGTTTTCAAGGAAGAACAAAGTTTTCGCGTTCAAGTGTTACTGGGGTTTCTGGTTTTAATTTTAGCCTTATTTTTTAATGTTAAAGTTTGGGAGGCGGTAGCTCTTTTGCTTGTCATTATGATGGTTTTGGTGCTAGAGTTAATCAACAGCGTTTTTGAAAGAGTGGTGGATGTTTTGAAGCCGAGAATGCATCCTTATGTTGAAACGGTCAAGGATATTATGGCCGCGGTAGTTTTGCTTTCCTCACTCGGAGCGATTATAGTTGGCGTTCTGATTTTGGGTCCGTATCTGATTAAATTATTTTAA
- a CDS encoding anaerobic ribonucleoside-triphosphate reductase activating protein, whose translation MIIGGLQKLTLIDYPGKIACTVFTVGCNFRCHFCHNPELIDPAEFKLSEIIEEKVFFDFLNSRHGLLDGVCITGGEPTLHPDLPEFIKKIRILGFLVKLDTNGTNPEMLKALIAEKMIDYISMDIKTLLQKESYEKVAGATVDIENIKQSIGIIMQSGLEYEFRTTVVPGLHNEENILDLANFIRGAKKYYLQQFRSGEKIFSPEFREIKPYSIEFLKKLRDEIKDNFEICEVRG comes from the coding sequence ATGATTATCGGTGGATTACAAAAACTAACTTTGATTGATTACCCCGGCAAAATTGCTTGCACGGTTTTTACTGTCGGTTGTAATTTTCGTTGTCATTTTTGCCATAATCCGGAATTAATTGATCCGGCTGAATTTAAATTATCGGAAATTATTGAAGAAAAAGTTTTTTTTGATTTTTTAAATTCGCGCCACGGTTTGCTTGACGGGGTTTGCATCACAGGAGGAGAGCCGACTCTTCATCCAGATTTGCCGGAGTTTATAAAAAAAATTAGAATTCTTGGTTTTTTGGTAAAATTAGATACCAATGGAACAAATCCGGAAATGCTTAAGGCGCTCATAGCGGAAAAAATGATTGATTATATTTCTATGGATATAAAAACTTTATTGCAAAAAGAATCATATGAAAAAGTTGCTGGCGCCACAGTGGATATAGAGAATATTAAACAAAGTATTGGCATTATTATGCAAAGCGGTTTAGAATATGAATTTCGTACCACAGTCGTTCCGGGGCTGCATAATGAAGAAAATATTTTGGACCTTGCGAATTTTATCAGGGGAGCAAAAAAATATTATTTGCAGCAATTTAGATCAGGCGAGAAAATTTTCAGTCCGGAATTTCGTGAAATAAAACCGTATTCAATAGAATTTTTAAAGAAATTGCGTGATGAAATAAAAGATAATTTTGAAATTTGTGAAGTGCGGGGGTGA
- the ftsA gene encoding cell division protein FtsA, which yields MRSEIITGLDLGSTAARVVVGQRDLAGAPKILAAIEVPSEGMSRGTVMSVENATSSIAAAFEAAERVTGVPVDGVWVGISGDHIIFQKSKGVIAVAKPNGEIDDGDVERSIEASRAVATPPNFEILHVIPRTFSIDSQVNIRDPIGMSGVRLEVETQIIQGLSSHIKNLTKCIYRTGVDIEDVVFSILAASEAVTSPRQKELGVAVANIGRTSTELAVFEGGDVMHTAFLPLGGDHITSDVAIGLRTSLDAAEKIKLEHGTALPKDISKKDELNLGDYEPGENTLISKKYVAEIIEARVEEIFEKIDDELKKIGRSGLLPSGVILVGSTAKLPGILDVAKRKLRLPVSLGYPQNITSVVDKVNDVSFVPALGLVLWGNAVYDERSGGFTSRFKSIDKVTSQVKKWFKSLMP from the coding sequence ATGAGAAGTGAAATAATCACCGGTTTAGACCTTGGCTCAACTGCAGCGCGAGTAGTCGTGGGGCAGCGGGATCTGGCCGGAGCGCCAAAAATTTTAGCTGCGATAGAGGTGCCGTCAGAGGGGATGTCTCGCGGGACGGTCATGAGCGTTGAAAACGCCACCTCAAGCATTGCGGCGGCTTTTGAAGCAGCTGAGCGAGTCACGGGCGTTCCTGTCGACGGGGTTTGGGTTGGTATTTCCGGTGATCACATTATTTTCCAAAAAAGCAAAGGAGTTATTGCCGTGGCAAAGCCTAACGGTGAAATTGATGATGGTGACGTGGAAAGATCAATCGAAGCTTCGCGTGCCGTTGCCACTCCTCCCAATTTTGAAATTTTACATGTTATACCCAGGACTTTTTCTATCGATAGTCAAGTTAATATTCGCGATCCGATCGGCATGAGCGGAGTAAGGCTTGAAGTAGAAACTCAAATTATTCAAGGTTTAAGTTCACATATAAAAAATTTAACCAAATGCATTTATCGCACGGGCGTGGATATTGAGGATGTTGTTTTTTCAATTCTCGCCGCATCAGAAGCGGTTACGAGTCCTCGCCAGAAAGAATTGGGTGTAGCCGTGGCCAATATCGGGCGGACATCTACAGAGCTCGCAGTTTTTGAAGGCGGGGATGTTATGCATACGGCTTTTTTGCCACTCGGCGGCGATCATATCACGTCGGATGTCGCCATTGGCCTTCGCACGTCGCTTGATGCCGCGGAAAAAATAAAATTGGAACACGGCACAGCTCTGCCAAAAGATATTAGTAAAAAAGATGAGCTTAATCTTGGTGATTATGAGCCAGGGGAAAATACTTTAATTTCTAAAAAATACGTTGCGGAAATTATTGAGGCCAGGGTTGAGGAAATTTTTGAAAAAATTGATGACGAATTGAAAAAAATTGGACGCAGCGGCCTTTTGCCTTCAGGCGTGATCCTTGTCGGTTCAACCGCCAAGCTCCCGGGAATTTTAGATGTCGCTAAGAGAAAATTGCGTCTGCCGGTTTCTTTGGGCTATCCTCAAAATATCACAAGCGTGGTTGATAAGGTTAATGATGTGTCGTTTGTACCGGCCCTGGGACTGGTTCTTTGGGGCAATGCAGTATATGATGAAAGAAGCGGCGGATTTACTTCTCGTTTCAAAAGTATTGATAAAGTTACAAGCCAAGTCAAAAAGTGGTTTAAATCTTTGATGCCATAA